The following proteins come from a genomic window of Halorussus halophilus:
- the psmA gene encoding archaeal proteasome endopeptidase complex subunit alpha: MQGQAQQQAYDRGITIFSPDGRLYQVEYAREAVKRGTASIGVRTEGGVVLAVDKRIRSPLMERTSVEKIHKADDHIGIASAGHVADARQLIDFARRQAQVNRLRYGEPIGVETLTKDVTDHIQQYTQVGGARPFGVALIIGGIENGEPRLYETDPSGTPYEWKALAVGADRGEIQDYLESNYSESMDLDGGVELALKALGTVNDDELAPEGVGVATVDAETESFIELTDDEVNDYLTELDLLGDDEDEGEPEE, translated from the coding sequence ATGCAGGGACAAGCCCAACAACAGGCTTACGACCGTGGGATTACCATCTTCTCGCCGGACGGCCGACTCTACCAAGTCGAGTACGCCCGCGAGGCAGTCAAACGAGGGACCGCGAGCATCGGTGTTCGAACCGAGGGCGGGGTCGTCCTCGCAGTAGACAAGCGCATCCGCTCGCCGCTGATGGAGCGCACCAGCGTCGAGAAGATTCACAAGGCAGACGACCACATCGGCATCGCGTCCGCGGGTCACGTCGCCGACGCCCGCCAGCTCATCGACTTCGCGCGCCGACAAGCACAGGTCAACCGCCTGCGCTACGGCGAGCCAATCGGCGTCGAGACGCTGACGAAGGACGTCACCGACCACATCCAGCAGTACACGCAGGTCGGCGGCGCGCGCCCGTTCGGCGTCGCGCTCATCATCGGCGGCATCGAGAACGGCGAACCGCGCCTCTACGAGACGGACCCGAGCGGCACGCCCTACGAGTGGAAGGCGCTCGCAGTCGGCGCGGACCGCGGCGAGATTCAGGACTACCTCGAATCGAACTACAGCGAGTCGATGGATCTCGACGGTGGGGTCGAACTCGCACTGAAGGCACTCGGTACGGTCAACGACGACGAACTCGCCCCCGAGGGTGTCGGCGTGGCGACCGTCGATGCCGAGACCGAGTCGTTCATCGAACTCACCGACGACGAGGTCAACGACTACCTCACCGAACTCGACCTCCTCGGTGACGACGAGGACGAAGGCGAACCGGAAGAGTAA
- a CDS encoding DUF309 domain-containing protein codes for MDDHTTDPSVGPPPRDRQPMGWLPAEGRWEHDTLRRATVHGVRLFNSGEFHESHDCFEDEWYNYGNGTTESAFLHGMVQVAAGAYKHFDFEDDAGMRSLFETALQYLAGVPNDFYGVDLLDVRATMTNALEDPTVLEGWQIELDGNVPTADKSDFAYAEALE; via the coding sequence ATGGACGACCACACGACCGACCCGAGCGTCGGTCCGCCGCCGAGAGACCGGCAACCGATGGGGTGGCTTCCGGCCGAGGGTCGCTGGGAACACGACACACTCCGCCGAGCGACGGTCCACGGCGTCCGCCTGTTCAACTCGGGCGAGTTTCACGAGTCTCACGACTGCTTCGAAGACGAGTGGTACAACTACGGCAACGGCACCACCGAGAGCGCCTTCCTCCACGGGATGGTGCAGGTCGCGGCAGGCGCGTACAAGCACTTCGACTTCGAAGACGACGCTGGGATGCGCTCGTTGTTCGAGACGGCCTTGCAGTATCTGGCTGGCGTGCCGAACGACTTCTACGGAGTCGATTTGTTGGACGTACGAGCGACGATGACGAACGCCTTAGAGGACCCGACGGTACTAGAGGGGTGGCAGATTGAGTTGGACGGCAACGTCCCGACTGCCGACAAATCTGACTTCGCGTACGCCGAAGCGTTAGAGTAA
- a CDS encoding TetR/AcrR family transcriptional regulator, translating to MSQRTADQTTDDIMRATYCALCEHGYAGLTMQDIADHSKTSKSSLHYHYDTKQDLLLAFLDHLFERFQNRVDTDAEDPLDRLTTLLDATLGGPNHDADRDFETAMLEIKAQAPYDEQFRERLAEFDAYFSDLLREAVSEGVESGVFRDGVDPDETADFLVTVVNGAHTRRVATNHSLAAARRTLATYLEQDLLAADSDREVGFGRGLEGEFEDDSEDDSQ from the coding sequence GTGAGCCAACGCACCGCGGACCAAACGACCGACGATATCATGCGCGCGACGTACTGCGCGCTCTGCGAACACGGCTACGCAGGGCTGACGATGCAGGACATCGCCGACCACTCGAAGACGAGCAAGTCGTCGCTGCACTACCACTACGACACGAAACAAGACCTCTTGCTCGCCTTCTTGGACCACCTCTTCGAACGATTCCAGAACCGCGTCGATACCGACGCCGAGGACCCACTCGACAGACTGACCACGCTCCTCGACGCGACGTTGGGCGGCCCGAACCACGACGCTGACAGGGACTTCGAGACGGCGATGTTGGAGATAAAGGCACAGGCACCGTACGACGAGCAGTTCCGCGAGCGACTCGCGGAGTTCGACGCCTACTTTTCGGACCTGCTTCGTGAGGCCGTTTCTGAGGGAGTCGAGTCTGGGGTCTTCCGAGACGGCGTGGACCCCGACGAGACGGCGGACTTCCTCGTGACGGTGGTCAACGGCGCCCACACGCGTCGCGTCGCGACAAACCACTCGCTCGCGGCGGCCCGCCGAACGCTGGCGACCTACCTCGAACAGGACTTGTTGGCGGCCGATAGTGACCGAGAAGTGGGATTCGGGCGCGGACTTGAGGGTGAGTTCGAAGACGATTCGGAGGACGATTCCCAGTGA
- a CDS encoding MATE family efflux transporter has translation MSLRGRLNGLFKGQEELDLTEGGIGWPLFYLSLPIVITNLLQTAYNLADTFWLGQYSTNALAAISFAFPMVFLLIALGMGLSVAGSILVAQHVGAGEEEEAEYAASQTVTFSFLASLVLGGFGYFFVGNFLSFLGASPDVLPRAEAYMQVISLGIAFMFGFFVFVSLMRGYGDTITPMVVMFGTVVLNVILDPILIFGWGPFAARGIEGAAIATVFSRGLAMLVGLGIMLRGKRGVQIHLDQMKPDLSYFKKLLTIGVPASIEGTGRALSINLLMVVVGLFPTTVVAAFGIGTRVFSVIFLPAIAVARGVETMAGQNIGAGKPDRAAAASDFAAKVMLTVLSVMAVLIWLFAQPVVAVFTDNPEVIEAGATFLRYVAPTFGAIGVMRAYTGAFRGAGKTMVAAALAILMLGIIRLPVAWVNTQYLGMDQTGIWWAFVVSNAIGAVVAVLWFKRGTWRDADVRGQKANVPADD, from the coding sequence GTGAGTCTCCGCGGGCGACTGAACGGCCTCTTCAAAGGTCAAGAGGAACTGGACCTCACCGAGGGCGGTATCGGGTGGCCGCTGTTCTACCTGTCGCTGCCTATCGTCATCACGAACCTGCTCCAGACGGCCTACAACCTCGCGGACACCTTCTGGCTCGGCCAGTACAGCACGAACGCACTCGCCGCGATTAGCTTCGCGTTCCCGATGGTGTTCCTGCTCATCGCGCTCGGGATGGGACTCTCCGTCGCAGGCAGCATCCTCGTCGCCCAGCACGTCGGCGCTGGCGAGGAGGAAGAGGCCGAGTACGCCGCCTCACAGACGGTGACGTTCTCGTTCCTCGCGTCGCTAGTACTCGGTGGGTTCGGCTACTTCTTCGTCGGGAACTTCCTGTCGTTCCTCGGGGCCTCGCCGGACGTGCTACCGCGCGCGGAGGCGTACATGCAAGTCATCTCGCTGGGCATCGCGTTCATGTTTGGCTTCTTCGTGTTCGTCTCACTGATGCGAGGCTACGGCGACACCATCACCCCGATGGTCGTCATGTTCGGCACCGTCGTCCTGAACGTGATTCTGGACCCCATCCTCATCTTCGGGTGGGGTCCGTTCGCGGCCCGTGGCATCGAAGGCGCGGCCATCGCCACGGTGTTCTCGCGCGGACTCGCGATGCTCGTGGGACTCGGCATCATGCTCCGAGGCAAGCGCGGCGTCCAGATTCACCTCGACCAGATGAAGCCAGACCTCTCGTACTTCAAGAAACTGCTCACCATCGGCGTCCCGGCCTCCATAGAGGGGACGGGTCGCGCGCTCTCCATCAACCTACTGATGGTCGTTGTCGGTCTGTTCCCGACGACTGTCGTCGCCGCGTTCGGTATCGGCACGCGCGTCTTCTCGGTCATCTTCCTGCCCGCCATCGCAGTGGCACGCGGCGTGGAGACGATGGCCGGACAGAACATCGGCGCGGGCAAACCCGACCGCGCGGCCGCCGCGAGCGACTTCGCCGCGAAAGTGATGCTGACCGTCCTCTCCGTGATGGCGGTCCTCATCTGGCTGTTCGCACAACCGGTCGTAGCAGTGTTCACCGACAACCCCGAAGTCATCGAGGCGGGTGCGACGTTCCTCCGCTACGTCGCGCCGACGTTCGGCGCTATCGGCGTGATGCGAGCTTACACCGGCGCGTTCCGCGGTGCGGGGAAGACGATGGTCGCCGCGGCGCTCGCCATCCTCATGCTCGGCATCATTCGCCTGCCGGTCGCGTGGGTGAACACGCAGTACTTGGGCATGGACCAGACCGGCATCTGGTGGGCGTTCGTCGTCTCGAACGCCATCGGTGCCGTCGTCGCGGTTCTCTGGTTCAAGCGCGGCACGTGGCGGGACGCTGACGTTCGCGGGCAGAAAGCGAACGTGCCTGCTGATGATTAG
- a CDS encoding Rpp14/Pop5 family protein: protein MKHLPKHLRPRWRYLAVALEAWPDAEFSRRDFQRSIWFAAQNLLGDAGSADADLSVLQFDFADGTGEAIVRVRHGHVEEARAALACIDGIHGDEVGLRVKGISGTVRACEEKYLRRGGQLSDERKVVFEDAQRTAVSRDGLFDVRTDGAFVGATELDFE from the coding sequence ATGAAACATCTCCCCAAGCATCTCCGGCCGCGTTGGCGGTATCTCGCCGTCGCGCTCGAAGCGTGGCCCGACGCGGAGTTCTCGCGGCGCGATTTCCAGCGCAGCATCTGGTTCGCCGCGCAGAACCTGTTAGGCGACGCTGGAAGCGCGGACGCCGACCTCTCGGTGTTACAGTTCGACTTCGCGGACGGCACCGGCGAGGCAATCGTGCGCGTTCGTCACGGTCACGTCGAAGAGGCCCGCGCCGCGCTGGCCTGCATCGACGGCATACACGGCGACGAGGTGGGCCTACGCGTCAAGGGCATAAGCGGTACGGTACGTGCCTGTGAAGAAAAGTATTTACGACGAGGCGGCCAACTTTCGGACGAGAGAAAAGTCGTGTTCGAGGACGCCCAGCGCACCGCCGTCTCCCGAGACGGACTCTTCGACGTGCGAACCGACGGGGCGTTCGTAGGCGCGACGGAACTCGATTTCGAGTGA
- a CDS encoding RNase P subunit p30 family protein, whose product MSFYEGVHAHPDGDSTVARMATTASEYDFSGIVVRNHSDATADYDPAEIFAEYDTDVVDAIEVRADNPQEASGHVGNYRPKYTVLAIHGGTKKLNRFAVESDHVDVLAHPMADRGDFNHVLAKAAVEHDVRVEFNFSKVLRADGGPRVQALSDLRKLREIVEHYDVPYVVSADPESHLQLRAPRELIAVGETIGFDADQIREGLTEWGRIAERNRERLSDEFIAPGVKRGRYEEDA is encoded by the coding sequence ATGAGCTTCTACGAGGGCGTTCACGCCCACCCAGACGGCGACAGCACCGTCGCGCGCATGGCCACGACTGCCAGCGAGTACGACTTTTCGGGCATCGTCGTGCGCAACCACAGCGACGCGACTGCCGACTACGACCCAGCGGAAATCTTCGCCGAGTACGACACCGACGTAGTGGACGCCATCGAAGTGCGGGCCGACAATCCACAGGAGGCCAGCGGGCACGTCGGCAACTATCGGCCGAAGTACACCGTCCTCGCGATCCACGGCGGGACGAAGAAGCTGAACCGCTTCGCAGTCGAGTCCGACCACGTGGACGTGTTGGCCCACCCGATGGCCGACCGGGGCGACTTCAATCACGTGCTGGCGAAGGCCGCCGTCGAACACGACGTGCGCGTCGAGTTCAACTTCTCGAAGGTGTTGCGCGCCGACGGTGGCCCGCGCGTGCAGGCACTGAGCGACCTACGAAAGTTGCGCGAGATAGTCGAACACTACGACGTGCCGTACGTCGTCAGCGCCGACCCCGAGAGCCACCTGCAGCTGCGCGCGCCCAGAGAACTGATTGCAGTCGGGGAGACTATCGGCTTCGACGCAGACCAGATTCGAGAGGGACTCACCGAGTGGGGCCGTATCGCCGAACGCAACCGCGAGCGCCTCTCCGACGAGTTCATTGCGCCGGGAGTCAAACGCGGCAGATATGAAGAAGACGCTTGA
- a CDS encoding inositol monophosphatase family protein, with product MTDEIDRVALAERAATAGSEVAAEGFRQGLAVETKDGKTDVVTEADRNAQRRVIEEIREEAIEDAIVGEEEDELKEVPDSGDSWVIDPIDGTNNYVRDLPLWTTSVAAVRDGEPVAAANISPALDEAFVAGPEGTTLNGNSVSVSEKTDPETFAVAPTIWWDFDHRDEYADACEAIVERFGDMRRLGCAQLTLGMVAAGMLEGTLTNVDPNPWDTVAGVYMVRQAGGTVTDLEGNRWRHDSTGLVASNGGAHEELLAAARSIE from the coding sequence ATGACCGACGAAATCGACCGCGTCGCGCTCGCAGAGCGCGCCGCGACCGCAGGCAGCGAAGTCGCCGCCGAAGGATTCCGACAGGGGCTGGCCGTGGAGACGAAAGACGGCAAGACCGACGTGGTGACCGAAGCCGACCGAAACGCCCAACGACGCGTCATCGAGGAGATACGCGAGGAGGCCATCGAGGACGCAATCGTCGGCGAGGAGGAAGACGAACTGAAAGAAGTTCCGGACTCAGGCGACTCGTGGGTCATCGACCCCATCGACGGAACGAACAACTACGTGCGAGACCTCCCACTGTGGACGACGAGCGTCGCCGCAGTGCGCGACGGCGAGCCAGTCGCGGCGGCCAACATCTCTCCGGCACTAGACGAGGCCTTCGTCGCCGGACCAGAGGGCACGACACTGAACGGCAACTCCGTCTCGGTCAGCGAGAAGACCGACCCCGAGACGTTCGCGGTCGCGCCGACTATCTGGTGGGACTTCGACCACCGTGACGAGTACGCCGACGCCTGCGAAGCAATCGTCGAGCGGTTCGGCGACATGCGACGCTTGGGCTGTGCCCAACTGACTCTCGGGATGGTCGCCGCGGGAATGCTAGAGGGGACGCTAACGAACGTAGACCCGAACCCGTGGGACACCGTGGCGGGCGTCTACATGGTCCGGCAAGCGGGCGGGACTGTGACCGACTTGGAGGGCAACCGGTGGCGACACGACAGCACCGGTCTGGTCGCGTCGAACGGGGGGGCACACGAAGAACTGTTGGCCGCGGCGCGCAGTATCGAGTGA
- a CDS encoding DUF7344 domain-containing protein, whose amino-acid sequence MTTTDNRHDCTVADSGLAGTTDASLDTIFTTLADRRCRAVVRHLVGMDARSVGFEDLARALATDPDGPAEVERAETLLHHSLLPRLGDAGFVEHDTECGVVHYTSDADLETALDAVQRFADGDPPVALDTLLELLADDSRRCALRTLLVHEELTLPDLADEVTVEREERPLTQIDPQTVLQTYLSLYHTHVPRLTDAGLAVYDQEHDLVAATELGLALTDPIRTLCEG is encoded by the coding sequence ATGACGACGACCGACAACCGACACGACTGCACGGTAGCAGACTCCGGTCTCGCCGGGACCACCGACGCCTCTCTCGACACGATATTCACCACGCTCGCGGACCGGCGCTGTCGAGCGGTCGTTCGCCACTTGGTCGGTATGGACGCTCGTTCGGTCGGGTTCGAAGACCTCGCGCGGGCCTTGGCGACAGACCCTGACGGCCCCGCCGAAGTCGAGCGTGCAGAGACGTTGCTCCACCACTCGTTGCTCCCGCGTCTCGGCGACGCCGGGTTCGTCGAGCACGACACCGAGTGCGGCGTCGTCCACTACACTAGCGACGCCGACCTTGAGACGGCCCTCGACGCTGTCCAGCGGTTCGCAGACGGCGACCCACCGGTCGCGCTGGATACTCTCCTCGAACTGCTCGCCGACGACAGTCGGCGCTGTGCGCTCCGCACGCTGTTAGTCCACGAGGAGTTGACGCTCCCGGACCTCGCCGACGAGGTAACCGTCGAGCGAGAGGAGCGACCGCTCACCCAAATCGACCCCCAAACCGTCCTCCAGACGTATCTGTCGCTGTACCACACACACGTCCCGCGCTTGACCGACGCCGGACTCGCGGTGTACGACCAAGAACACGACCTCGTCGCGGCGACCGAGTTGGGACTCGCGCTCACCGACCCGATTCGAACCCTCTGCGAAGGCTAA
- a CDS encoding class I SAM-dependent methyltransferase, giving the protein MKKTLEEHASRFDSIAGEYDDSQNNTEEYRACVSLVVEYAAPDEDDTVVDLGTGTGAIALALADDAGKVLGRDISDGMMEQAREKAAEQGFENVEFGEGRFREPNVESADIVVSNFAMHHLSNEEKVEAIEAIAELEPRRFVLGDVMFFGTPDPDEPFYSPEVDDPSTVGHLADALTDAGFSLTAVESVHEQVGVLVAERGE; this is encoded by the coding sequence ATGAAGAAGACGCTTGAGGAACACGCCTCACGCTTCGACAGCATCGCGGGCGAGTACGACGATAGTCAGAACAACACCGAAGAGTACCGCGCCTGCGTCTCGCTCGTGGTGGAGTACGCCGCCCCCGACGAGGACGACACCGTCGTAGACCTCGGTACTGGCACGGGAGCTATCGCGCTGGCGCTCGCCGACGACGCCGGGAAAGTCCTCGGCCGTGACATCAGCGACGGCATGATGGAGCAGGCCCGCGAGAAAGCCGCCGAGCAGGGCTTCGAGAACGTCGAGTTCGGTGAAGGGCGATTCCGCGAACCCAACGTCGAGTCCGCCGACATCGTAGTCTCGAACTTCGCCATGCACCACCTGAGCAACGAGGAGAAGGTCGAAGCCATCGAAGCGATTGCAGAACTCGAACCGCGCCGGTTCGTGCTGGGTGACGTGATGTTCTTCGGCACACCGGACCCCGACGAGCCGTTCTACAGCCCCGAGGTAGACGACCCCTCGACGGTCGGGCATCTGGCCGACGCGCTCACCGACGCCGGGTTCTCGCTGACCGCCGTGGAGTCTGTTCACGAGCAGGTCGGCGTGTTGGTTGCCGAACGCGGAGAGTAG
- a CDS encoding A/G-specific adenine glycosylase, which produces MSESETESDYSLPDDLPAVQDALISWYEDDHRSFPWRETDDAYEILVSEVMSQQTQLGRVVEAWEEFLDRWPTTADLKEADRADVVGFWTDHSLGYNNRAKYLHEAAREVEEEYSGEFPETPDELQNLMGVGPYTANAVASFAFNNGDAVVDTNVKRVLHRAFDVPDDDAAFESAATEAMPDGESRVWNNAIMELGGVACEKTPSCDTAGCPWREWCHAYETGDFTAPDVPTQPSFEGSRRQFRGRVISTLKEYDELPLSKLGPRIRVDYAPDGEHGREWLEGILSDLADDELVELDTRDGDGDEDEETVARLRR; this is translated from the coding sequence ATGAGCGAATCGGAGACGGAGTCGGACTACTCCCTTCCGGACGACCTCCCCGCCGTCCAAGACGCCCTGATTTCGTGGTACGAGGACGACCACCGGTCGTTCCCGTGGCGCGAGACCGACGACGCCTACGAAATTCTGGTCTCGGAGGTCATGAGCCAACAGACCCAACTCGGCCGCGTTGTCGAGGCGTGGGAGGAATTTCTGGACCGGTGGCCGACGACCGCCGACCTCAAGGAGGCCGACCGCGCCGACGTGGTGGGCTTTTGGACCGACCACAGCCTCGGCTACAACAACCGCGCGAAGTACCTCCACGAGGCGGCCCGAGAGGTCGAAGAAGAGTACAGCGGCGAGTTCCCCGAAACCCCCGACGAACTCCAGAACCTGATGGGCGTCGGTCCCTACACCGCCAACGCTGTCGCCTCCTTCGCGTTCAACAACGGCGATGCCGTGGTCGATACGAACGTCAAGCGCGTCCTGCATCGCGCGTTCGACGTGCCGGACGACGACGCGGCGTTCGAATCTGCGGCTACCGAAGCGATGCCCGACGGCGAGTCGAGAGTCTGGAACAACGCCATCATGGAACTCGGCGGGGTCGCCTGCGAAAAAACTCCATCGTGCGACACCGCGGGATGTCCGTGGCGCGAGTGGTGTCACGCCTACGAGACGGGCGACTTCACCGCGCCGGACGTGCCGACACAGCCGAGTTTCGAAGGCAGTCGCCGCCAGTTCCGGGGTCGGGTCATCTCGACGCTCAAGGAGTACGACGAACTGCCTTTATCGAAACTCGGCCCCCGGATTCGGGTCGATTACGCGCCGGACGGCGAACACGGGAGGGAGTGGCTCGAAGGCATCCTCTCTGACTTGGCCGACGACGAACTGGTCGAACTCGACACGCGCGACGGCGATGGCGACGAGGACGAAGAGACAGTCGCGCGACTTAGGCGATAG
- a CDS encoding M14 family metallopeptidase: protein MRIEQLGDGSPEIAVVAAIHGDEPCGVHAVEQLLAESPAVERPVKFIVANEVALERDVRYTDTDLNRAFPGDSTAEAHEERLASDLAREIRDCTTLALHSTQSHADPFALVDTVDAVARSICPHLPVSVLVETEAESDGRLIEYPHTVEVECGLQGSEQAAENAVELTRAFLEATGALTGKEPVAGDDRDEVAVYHLGRPIPKREADEYDVFVENFRRVDAGEPFAAADGDELVAEEAFYPVLMSPYGYENVFGYRGERIGVLDA from the coding sequence ATGCGAATTGAGCAGTTGGGCGACGGGTCGCCGGAGATTGCGGTCGTGGCCGCTATCCACGGCGACGAACCCTGTGGCGTCCACGCAGTCGAGCAGTTACTCGCCGAGTCGCCCGCCGTCGAGCGACCGGTGAAGTTCATCGTGGCGAACGAAGTGGCCCTCGAACGGGACGTTCGGTACACCGACACTGACCTCAACCGCGCGTTCCCCGGCGACTCGACGGCCGAGGCCCACGAAGAGCGACTGGCGTCGGACCTCGCGCGCGAAATCCGTGACTGCACCACGCTGGCGCTCCATTCCACGCAGTCGCACGCCGACCCGTTCGCGTTGGTCGATACGGTCGATGCAGTCGCTCGTTCTATCTGCCCCCACCTCCCTGTCTCCGTACTCGTCGAGACGGAGGCCGAGAGCGACGGCCGACTCATCGAGTACCCTCACACGGTCGAAGTCGAGTGTGGCCTGCAAGGTTCCGAACAGGCCGCGGAGAACGCTGTCGAGTTGACCCGTGCTTTCCTCGAAGCTACCGGCGCACTCACCGGGAAGGAGCCTGTCGCGGGCGACGACCGCGACGAAGTGGCGGTCTACCACCTCGGGCGACCGATTCCGAAACGCGAGGCCGACGAGTACGACGTGTTCGTCGAGAACTTCCGCCGCGTCGATGCTGGTGAACCGTTCGCCGCCGCTGACGGCGACGAACTCGTCGCCGAGGAAGCGTTCTATCCGGTTCTGATGTCGCCGTACGGCTACGAGAACGTCTTCGGCTATCGCGGCGAGCGCATCGGCGTGTTGGATGCCTGA
- a CDS encoding ribbon-helix-helix protein, CopG family: MTLDHLDMEEVSIELEAEEVDELDDIAFANHRDNRDAAIRSLLDTWLKKRDD; the protein is encoded by the coding sequence ATGACTCTCGACCACCTCGACATGGAGGAAGTTTCCATCGAACTCGAAGCCGAGGAGGTAGACGAACTCGACGACATCGCCTTCGCCAACCACCGAGACAACCGCGATGCCGCGATTCGGTCGCTCCTCGACACGTGGCTGAAGAAACGCGACGACTGA
- a CDS encoding PHP domain-containing protein, giving the protein MSVTQDSSVKHDYHVHSNYSDGTMMTRMVAADAGLDGIGFADHCNVSQRDWLQEGKRAHGINLDATYELRREGIELLREQYDLEIYDAVEVDYAPRDEDDIEAFLGQANFDYAIGSVHRIDGENVQRGSPYENLSERERSAVVDDYYDRLVSLVESELFDVAAHVDLVERTPELRGYSTTDHYEQVADAFARSRTVPEINAGRVLRDGVGEFHPSATFLSTLREREVEFVAGTDSHEPDQISERVSALSERFGSLETEPAQLL; this is encoded by the coding sequence GTGTCCGTCACGCAGGACTCCTCCGTCAAACACGACTATCACGTCCACTCGAACTACTCGGACGGAACGATGATGACTCGGATGGTCGCCGCCGACGCCGGACTCGACGGCATTGGCTTCGCCGACCACTGCAACGTCTCCCAGCGAGACTGGTTGCAGGAAGGCAAGCGCGCCCACGGTATCAACCTCGACGCGACGTACGAACTCCGCAGGGAAGGCATCGAACTACTCCGCGAGCAGTACGACCTCGAAATCTACGACGCGGTCGAAGTGGACTACGCCCCCCGCGACGAGGACGACATCGAGGCGTTTCTCGGCCAGGCGAACTTCGACTACGCCATCGGGAGCGTGCATCGGATTGATGGGGAGAACGTCCAGCGTGGCTCTCCCTACGAAAATCTCTCGGAGCGTGAACGAAGCGCGGTCGTGGACGACTACTACGACCGACTGGTCTCGCTCGTCGAGTCTGAACTGTTCGACGTCGCCGCGCACGTCGATTTGGTCGAGCGGACGCCCGAACTTCGCGGTTACTCGACGACTGACCACTACGAACAGGTGGCCGACGCGTTCGCTCGCTCGCGAACGGTTCCCGAAATCAACGCGGGCCGGGTACTGCGGGACGGGGTCGGCGAGTTTCATCCCAGCGCGACGTTTCTGTCCACGCTTCGAGAGCGAGAGGTCGAGTTCGTCGCCGGGACGGACTCGCACGAACCGGACCAAATCTCCGAGCGTGTGTCGGCGCTTTCGGAGCGGTTCGGTTCGTTAGAGACGGAACCGGCGCAGTTGCTGTAG
- a CDS encoding Lrp/AsnC family transcriptional regulator, translated as MELDDTDREILKALQEDARTPFSEIARRIDMSSATVHDRVNRMEDAGVIEGYHAKVDPKALDFGISAIVGLQVEQGQEEDTLARLDDIDGVQEVHLTTGSWDVLMRVYAEDADNLRELMFENIAQMDGFARSQTMVILGTPYETEELPIDSEE; from the coding sequence ATGGAACTCGATGATACCGACCGCGAAATTCTGAAAGCACTCCAAGAAGACGCGAGAACGCCGTTTAGCGAGATTGCGCGGCGCATAGATATGTCTAGCGCGACAGTCCACGACCGCGTCAATCGAATGGAAGACGCTGGCGTCATCGAAGGCTATCACGCGAAGGTTGACCCCAAGGCACTCGACTTCGGCATCTCCGCTATCGTCGGCCTCCAAGTCGAGCAAGGCCAAGAAGAAGACACGCTGGCGCGACTGGACGACATCGACGGCGTCCAAGAGGTTCATCTCACGACGGGCTCGTGGGACGTGCTGATGCGCGTCTACGCCGAAGACGCCGACAACCTTCGGGAACTGATGTTCGAGAATATTGCCCAGATGGACGGCTTCGCGCGCTCCCAGACGATGGTCATCCTCGGAACGCCGTACGA